Proteins from one Nymphalis io chromosome 23, ilAglIoxx1.1, whole genome shotgun sequence genomic window:
- the LOC126777718 gene encoding adenine phosphoribosyltransferase, with product MDSDYEQKVITLKSKIKSYPDFPKEGILFWDIFSAISDGSTSRLLQNLLVTVIRVKYPDVEAVVGLESRGFLFSFSVAAELGIGCLPIRKKGKLPGEVISYKYDLEYGSDVLQIQKDSIRPGIKCLIIDDLIATGGSITAATNLLLNCEADVVGCLVIMELVSLNGRRNIPNGIPVHSLIKYD from the exons ATGGATTCTGATTATGAACAAAAAGTTATTACActaaaatcaaaaattaaaagttatccCGATTTCCCGAAAGAAGGTATTCTTTTTtg ggatATTTTTTCCGCTATATCGGATGGTTCTACAAGCAGACTTCTACAAAATCTATTAGTTACGGTTATTCGTGTAAAATATCCAGATGTAGAAGCAGTTGTTGGATTGGAATCAAGGGGATTTCTCTTTTCGTTTTCTGTGGCAGCAGAACTGGGTATTGGATGTTTGCCAAtaagaaaaaaaggaaaattaccAGGGGAAGTGATTTCCTATAAATATGACTTGGAATATGGTTCT GATGTGTTACAAATTCAAAAGGATTCTATCCGTCCAGGTATCAAGTGCCTGATTATTGACGATTTAATTGCAACAGGTGGCTCCATAACAGCAGCTACGAACCTTCTACTAAACTGTGAGGCAGATGTTGTTGGTTGTCTCGTTATTATGGAATTGGTATCTTTGAATGGTCGGAGAAACATTCCAAATGGTATTCCAGTACATTctctaattaaatatgattag
- the LOC126777641 gene encoding uncharacterized protein LOC126777641, which produces MNTKLLLVFAFASVVSSHDISIGSDAGGRKIFDEIRQANPAIWRQIENVTIIAPNGEVISRVVVTDMRPEKDGEVQIVDGGDGRKSVTIELKSPTVLRGYEFHLEVYTVPDTKLTDAEEHLYLDPTSTTDKIDMPDTSEATSHEADGSGDEDKTKMLSEMSSDADKTTELPESTTYQDIPALVGKVVDGDILRPARETSDENNSPQISQSEENLNVHPSLIGSEDDLTTTENVSTEITTEADMTTKLDDSEQITVAPGSFDNSKNIPDYPSLSILDYIKSKEGARQSRRTDETNDSNDDATTTEKIDEKTDSVDISYMLPTEKPISPLLNNNDDTVDLVPPEKTDYNTGFSSNNENTEIPVVEISSNNGPRAGRGLDFEDSQELFTPTTMSAVELTTSVINNEDSENSTTEATIDEQSRNARETDVDENVNGLDTSNQNEQIPLCRAANENDKPSNNLTPNMIIVNGEQLTLTPDSNHKMQFGIPIILIIGSDTNIPTIKIIAEGASDNENKNVNMEPLAENPMDDYESVPEDKLNYSQKREFPDEFIPKSVMSFK; this is translated from the coding sequence ATGAATACAAAGCTCTTACTAGTATTCGCTTTCGCGAGTGTAGTTTCCAGTCACGATATATCCATCGGGTCTGATGCGGGAGGAAGAAAAATATTCGACGAAATAAGACAGGCGAATCCTGCGATTTGGAGGCAAATTGAAAATGTTACCATCATAGCACCGAACGGTGAAGTTATCAGCAGAGTCGTTGTTACGGATATGAGGCCAGAAAAGGATGGTGAAGTGCAAATTGTGGATGGCGGTGATGGAAGGAAAAGTGTTACCATAGAACTTAAAAGTCCAACGGTTTTACGCGGGTATGAATTTCACCTCGAAGTATATACCGTCCCAGATACCAAATTAACTGACGCTGAAGAACATCTATATCTAGATCCTACGTCGACGACAGATAAAATTGATATGCCTGACACGAGTGAAGCGACATCACACGAAGCAGATGGCAGTGGTGATGAAGATAAAACGAAAATGCTGAGCGAAATGTCTAGTGATGCAGACAAAACGACTGAATTACCTGAAAGCACAACGTACCAAGATATTCCTGCATTGGTAGGAAAGGTGGTAGACGGTGATATTTTAAGACCGGCTCGTGAAACGAGTGATGAAAATAATAGTCCTCAAATATCTCAATCTGAGgaaaatttaaatgtacatcCGTCACTTATTGGCAGTGAAGATGATCTAACAACTACTGAAAATGTGAGTACAGAAATAACCACAGAGGCAGACATGACAACGAAATTAGACGACAGTGAACAAATTACAGTTGCACCTGGATCTTTCGACAACAGTAAAAACATTCCTGACTATCCATCGTTAAGCAtcttagattatataaaaagtaaagagGGAGCAAGACAGTCTCGTCGCACAGATGAGACAAATGACTCGAATGACGATGCAACCACAACCGAGAAAATAGATGAAAAGACGGATAGTGTGGATATTTCATACATGTTACCTACAGAAAAACCTATTTCAccgttactaaataataatgacgATACCGTTGACCTAGTACCTCCTGAAAAAACTGATTATAATACCGGATTTTCGTCAAATAACGAAAACACTGAAATACCCGTCGtcgaaatttcatcaaataatgGACCGAGAGCTGGCCGTGGCTTAGACTTCGAGGATTCACAAGAGCTATTTACTCCAACCACAATGAGTGCTGTTGAATTAACCACTtcagtaataaataatgaagatAGTGAAAATAGTACAACAGAAGCCACGATCGATGAACAATCAAGAAACGCTCGCGAAACTGACGTTGATGAAAATGTTAACGGGCTTGACACTTCAAACCAAAACGAACAAATACCTTTATGTAGAGCAGCCAATGAAAATGATAAACCATCCAATAATCTCACTCCTAATATGATAATAGTTAACGGAGAACAATTGACTTTGACACCAGATAGCAATCATAAAATGCAGTTTGGGATACCGATCATTCTCATCATCGGGAGCGATACAAATATTCCCACAATCAAAATCATTGCAGAAGGTGCTAgcgataatgaaaataaaaatgtaaacatggAACCTCTCGCAGAGAATCCCATGGACGATTACGAATCAGTACctgaagataaattaaattactccCAAAAGAGAGAATTTCCAGATGAATTTATCCCAAAATCAGTAATGAGTTTTAAATAA